The region GTGACCAAGACAGACCCGCTCTTGTGGAGTTTGTCAAATGACGTTAATTAGCAGGTCACTGCTAAGTGTCTGATGACAACTGTGGGAAGGGAAGTGCCCTGGAGTTTAGGGGCCCCAGGAAATCCAGGAGGATGAGCAGGGAGGCCccgagagaggaggagagagatctGGGCGGAAGGGATggtgtgtgcaaaggccctgggtgTGTGGAACACAACTTCTTCAGGAGACAGAAGGATGGCCAGAGCAGCTGGAAGGGAGATCAgaggggggtggagtggggggcaCAGCTGGGCAAAGCTTGGTGCCAGAGAGAGCCGCTTGGGGCCTTTTGAGCACAGAGGTGATAAGATTCCCAAGTGGGAATTAAGCTGTGGGGGACAGGATGGGACTGGGGGGTGGCGGGCAGAAAGGACcgggttgggggatgggggggacTGTCAGATTCTGGAGGTTTGTAGGCCATTCATTCCTAGCTCTGGGTCCTCCGAGGCCCAGGTTCCCCTTCAAAGACTCTATCTAGCACCCCACCCCGGGCATGTGCTAAGAACTGCACAGACTTGGAATCCTGAActtctccccactttacagatgaggaaatagaggctctGAGGAATGAGGTCACTGCCAAGGCCACACCACTGGGAGGGGGCAGAGCCTGGATTCCAACCCCATCACCTCCCTATCCTGCTCCCTGAGTCGGGAAAGCCAGGCCTGGGGTGCCCCATGGTGACGGGGGCTGGGAGCCTGGGCCCCGCACAGCTAGCTCCTGCCCCGTTCTACCTTCAGTTATTCAGTCAACAAACGCTGCttgccccagctttgccctcagGGAAACTTGGGGAGGGAGGCAGTAGAGACGGGGGTTCAGACTCCACCATGCCGCCTTGGCCAGTAGCTCCCCTTCTCTGAACAGGGTGCCCTGTGGCTTGGGCCTCCCTTGCGCCTCAGCGTCCTgctctgtaaactggggatgatGGCCCTCCCCCGACGCGGGCTACCCTGTGCCTTGTTGGGCCCGGGACCCTCCCGGGAGCTTGCAGACAGGCCTGCGCCCCCTTTTCCAGGGAAGGAGGCGGAGCTCAGAGGGGAGGCCACTGCTTGGAGTCAAATGGGCACCAGGTGGCCCCTCTGGACTGGAGCTCAGATCTCTTGCAAGCCACCTCCTGGTGCTTCCTCCCAGCCACCCTTAGGTctgccacctccccctccccattcagTGGGTCCCTCCACCCAGCATGAGGTAGAGGGGGCCCTCTCTCCAGCttgagcctgcagcctgcagccTCCCCATTTCTGATTCCAAGAAGGCTGCTGCTGAGGGGGGGAGTCCTGGGGGTGCTGCCATGCCCATCAGCCGAGGGCTCTGTGGACCCGGAGAGGTTCCTGTTTACAGAAAGGGACATGGAGCTGGGCTCGGAGCTGAGCTGACCAGCTGGAAGGGCCCCTCCCAGGGTGGGGTCCCTGGCCCCACAGGGCAGGCCTTCGGGACCTTCCCCAGGTGCGTTCCCGCACCCCCCtgccgtgcctcagtttccccaaatgtGATGGGGTGGGGATAGGAGTGGGGCTTCCGGCTGAGCTGGACCGTGGTGGGGTCAGGTCCTAGGGCTCCTCCCCCACTGAGTCCCCTTCTTCACCGGTAGCAGCATCCGTGGAACCCACACTTAACTCACACGTTTCCGGTCCCCGTACTAAGCGTTTTGCAAATAGTACCTCGCCCTGTGGAATCTTCACTCTGACGCTGCAATTCAGGGGCAGGTGTTATGCCCATGGACTGCTGAgaacacagaggcacagagagatttgGACACTTGCCAGAAGTCACACAGCAGGAATAGTTGgcaccaggatttgaacccagatacAAGGCTCCGGACTAGCGTCCTGAGCTACTCAGCGCAGAGACCAGCACAGAATAAACTCactgccctcctcccccaacccagcTGGGAGGAAGACCCCGCTCCCAGCGAGGCGAGGGTGTGTGGGGAGCGAAGCCGCAGTACGCAGGCCGGCCTGTCATCAGGACGCCTGAGCCGGTCACCTCGCCATCCTGGGCGGTGGCTCGAGGCCCCTGCGGGGAAGAGCATTGTTCTAGGGTCACCCTTCCTACTGTGGCACTCCGGGCCCAGCAGGGGTGACTGACATCAACCGAGTAATTGCTCGAGGGTATTTTTCATGAGAGCTGAAGTTAAGGTTTCGTGGGCTCTGTTGGGCTGTGATgcggggcaggcagggcaggcttcctggaggtggcaGTGAAGTGATGCATTCATTGGtatctgcctcctttgtcagactGTGTGGCCACGCCAGTGTTGCCCCCAGAACAAAGGGGGGCTCAATGTTTCCTGGGTGAGCAAAGTTGAGACAGGCCTCTTGAGGGAGCCTCACTTTCCCAATCTGGACAATGGGACGCTAAGCCCCACCTCACTCCAAGGTCAAGTGGAAGTGTTGGAGGGGCCTCTGTCCAGCTCCAGCTCAGtctgcacccccccccccccgtctcccCTTCTGCTGTTGAACCAACCGTCACTCCAgaccagcccccatcccagcTCCAGCCACGACGATGCTCGGGGACATTTCTGGAAGAGAGAAGGCTCCTGGAATATGATAATTAAATAAGGTCTAGGCTTCCCCTGCTCTGCATCAGTCCTGGCAATACATTATCTTGCTGGACTTGGGACTGGTCACTCGGCCTTGGattccagaagaggaaactgaggctgggagggaggaaggagtgagGACGAGGGGGGTTGAGGCCAGCAGATCACAAGGGTGGAGGGTGGAATCCCAAGACACGCTGTGGTCTCAGAGCTGCCAGGCCTGAGTCTCCTGGTCTTACCCTTGCTGGTTTAGCCATCTGTGAACTGAAGGGGGggactctctcctttctccccgaATCACATTTGTCATGGGAGCCACCAAACCCACGGTTAGTATTTACCTGTGTATTTCTGTATTGGCGTCCTTCCGACCAGGACACATCGCAAAGCCGGCAGCTGCATGCCAGCCACAGCCATGTTCCCAGCGTCCAGTAGGTGCTCGATAAACATCTCTCCCATGAAGGAGCAGCGCCCTGGCCGGCTTCTCGGGTGTCTGCACTGAGCCGCGTCTCAGCGGCTAGCTCCTTGTTTCTGGAAAGAAACCTTCACCTTCCTCATGTGCAAACTGGAGACAGCCATAGGACGTACCCGCCGGTTTTTGTGGAATGAGTTGGGGGGAGGGCGCTGAGAGCCTGGAACTGAGAAAGCGCTCAGTAATAAATTCAGCTGCCtctattattattgctgttctTTTACTCGTCAGCGTAAGTCGGGAAGTGGCCCTCAGAGGAACTGAGGCAGGGGCCCGGGGTTTCGAGGGGCGTCAGCAAACCGCCACCAcctgcctccttccccccaccccttcagTCCCCGAGTCCCCGCGAGGCTCCTCGGTTCTGCCCGCTGGGGGCTGCGCAGACCGCCCGCCCCGTCCCCGGGGCAAGCGAGGCGGGGGAGGAGGGCGGCCGTACTAGGAGGAATACGGCGGCGCGGCGGCCAGCTGGGCGGtttcccgccgccgccgccgctggtGAATGAGTCCGACTGCGCTGCCGCTGCCGCCCGACCGAGGCTGCGCCCGCGTCCCCGCGCCCCCAGCCTTTGCGCCGAGACCCCGGCGTGTCCGCGGACCAGCCAGCCTCGGCCACCGTCCCCGGGCAGGTGAGTTCGGGGCCCCGCCACGCTCCGCGGGGGCTGCtaggaccccacccccacccccagccgagtcccgcggggcggggtgggggagaggaggggaggggtcggTTCGCCGCGCCGCCAGCCCGCAGActcacctcctctcccttccctcaccccGGATGCCTGGACCCTCGGCCCGGGAGAAGCCACAGGTGGGTGGGAGCTTGGGGGGGGGCGGAGCTGGGACACCCCAGGGTCCACCGTACGCCCTGGGGTGTCTTCCCCCTGGACTGAGCGCGGACCCCTTTAGAAAGCGCTTTGAGATCCTCAGAACGGGGGTGGGGGCGAGAGTGGAGCCGCAGTCCCCTGGGAGCTTCCCGAGAGTCAGCGCCGCCCCCACCTCCCGGGCCGGGCTTCGGCACTTGGAAGTTAAGCGCGattcctctggggaggggaggggaggggaggggcgagcCCACCCCGCCGCTGTCCTGGGCCTCAGCGCCTTCTGACCCCGCTGGCCCCCTGCAGGGCTCCCCCCAACGGGTGCCGGGAGCCCCTCTTCCAGCCCCCGCGTGCAGGGGGCCTTGCAGCTCCCGACCCCCGCTTCTCTTCCCAGGCTCCGCAGATCCCTCCAGGCTCCTGCCTCCGCCCCGATGAAGAAAACCAACATGTGGTTCTTGGAGCGGCTTCGTGGGTCAGGGGAGAATGGAGCTACGGGGGGCGAGGGTGGGGACAGGGCCGCCAAGGGGCCCCTGTACAGCAACGTGCTCACGCCCGACAAGATCCCGGACTTCTTCATCCCCCCGAAGCTGCCCGCCGGCCCCACGGAGCCGGAGGCTCAGGCTGAGCTGGGGCCCTCGACCTCGGAGCAGAACCTGGCCTCTGCCGCGCCCCGCCGCGGCCCCCGGAGCCCCCGGCTGCCTGCCAAGCTGGCCGCCGAGAGCAAGAGCCTGCTGAAGGCGGCCACCAGGCATGTGATCCAGATCGAGAGCGCAGAGGACTGGACCGCCGAGGAGGCTGCCACCAACGCCGACCCCCAGGCCCAGGGGGCCATGTCGCTGCCCTCGGTGCCCAAGGCCCAGACGTCCTATGGCTTCGCCACGCTGGCCGAGAGCCCCCACACACGGCGCAAGGAGTCTCTGTTCCATAGCGAGCACGGGGCTCTGGCCCAGGTGGGCTCCCCGGGCACCCGGCGCCGTCGGGGGGGCGTCAAGGCCAACGGGGGCGATGGGGCGCCCAGGGAGGCCGGCGGTGCCCTCATGAGCCCCAGCCGCTGCGTCAGTGGCGGGGAGAGCGACACGGGGTCCTCGGCCGAGTCCTCGCCGTTCGGGTCCCCCCTGCTCTCGCGCTCCGTGTCGCTGCTCAAAGGGTTCGCCCAGGACAGCCAGGCCAAGGTGAGCCAGCTGAAGCACTCGGTGGGCCGCCACGGCTCCCCGTCGGCCGACGACAGCACGCCGGACACCAGCCCTGGGGCCCGGCGCCGCCTGGCCCGCAGGGCCACCCCGGAGCCCGGCCCCGAGCCCAGCGCGGCGCCCCGCGCGGAGCACGCTGTGCGCATAGGCCCGCGGGGCAGCGTGCGGCTGCTGGCGGAGTATGAGGCGGCCCAGGCCCGCCTGCGCGTGCGCCTGCTGGCGGCCGAGGGCCTCTACGACCGGCTCTGCGACGCCCGCAGCATCAACTGCTGTGTGGGCCTGTGCTTGGTGCCCGGCAAGCTGCAGAAGCAGCGCAGCACCATCGTCAAGAACAGCCGCCACCCCGTCTTCAACGAGGACTTCTTCTTCGACGGCCTGGGGCCGGCCAGCGTGCGGAAGCTGGCGCTCAGGATCAAGGTGGTGAACAAGGGCAGCAGCCTCAAGCGGGACACCCTGCTCGGGGAGAAGGAGCTGCCCCTGACCTCTCTGCTTCCCTTCTTGTAAAGGCCCCCACGCCCCCTCCCGCCGGCAGAGGAGACCCCGCCCCCACCCGGATCCGGCAGGGGAGGTGGTTTCCACTCAGGCTGCCCGGCCCTGATGCTGCAGCCCATGTTGGGGGTGTCCTGGGTCATGCTGTTTtccagaggaga is a window of Globicephala melas chromosome 3, mGloMel1.2, whole genome shotgun sequence DNA encoding:
- the C2CD4C gene encoding C2 calcium-dependent domain-containing protein 4C; amino-acid sequence: MKKTNMWFLERLRGSGENGATGGEGGDRAAKGPLYSNVLTPDKIPDFFIPPKLPAGPTEPEAQAELGPSTSEQNLASAAPRRGPRSPRLPAKLAAESKSLLKAATRHVIQIESAEDWTAEEAATNADPQAQGAMSLPSVPKAQTSYGFATLAESPHTRRKESLFHSEHGALAQVGSPGTRRRRGGVKANGGDGAPREAGGALMSPSRCVSGGESDTGSSAESSPFGSPLLSRSVSLLKGFAQDSQAKVSQLKHSVGRHGSPSADDSTPDTSPGARRRLARRATPEPGPEPSAAPRAEHAVRIGPRGSVRLLAEYEAAQARLRVRLLAAEGLYDRLCDARSINCCVGLCLVPGKLQKQRSTIVKNSRHPVFNEDFFFDGLGPASVRKLALRIKVVNKGSSLKRDTLLGEKELPLTSLLPFL